Proteins from a single region of Gemmatimonadaceae bacterium:
- a CDS encoding zinc ribbon domain-containing protein, with translation MVALVVGTLLALGALAFVLYPVFFGTRNPAPVPTVAKRARAADNDESSAVAALRELEFDRATGKLSDADYAELKARYTKSAIAAMRAAGPGGETVGRTIRPTDAEVEAIVLTQRQRLAGCPACGPRPESDAVYCSNCGRYLNDRCATCGAPVVALEARYCNTCGHRLAA, from the coding sequence GTGGTCGCGCTCGTCGTCGGGACGTTGCTCGCGCTTGGCGCGCTCGCGTTCGTGCTGTATCCCGTGTTCTTCGGGACCAGGAACCCGGCGCCGGTACCGACGGTTGCCAAGCGAGCGCGCGCCGCCGACAACGACGAGTCGTCCGCGGTGGCCGCATTGCGCGAGCTCGAGTTCGACCGCGCGACCGGCAAGCTCTCCGACGCCGACTATGCTGAGCTCAAGGCGCGGTACACCAAGTCCGCGATCGCGGCGATGCGGGCCGCGGGACCGGGCGGCGAGACCGTTGGACGCACGATCCGTCCGACCGACGCCGAGGTCGAGGCGATCGTGCTGACGCAGCGCCAGCGTCTGGCCGGCTGCCCGGCGTGCGGGCCGCGCCCCGAATCCGACGCGGTCTACTGCTCGAACTGCGGCAGGTACCTAAACGACAGGTGCGCCACGTGTGGCGCACCTGTCGTCGCGCTCGAGGCGCGATACTGCAACACCTGCGGACACCGCCTAGCAGCCTGA
- a CDS encoding cytochrome c-type biogenesis protein CcmH translates to MTDEMAKSVSRRAFLAGAGAGFGSMVVAARAVAQQQNPRATHDSSLVRDTTNFGVMDMAVKPVRLPPKPNAVKQLTNAQRDALEHQLHCQCGGCTLDVFTCRTTDFTCQVSPAMHRDVMGLVEGGYSAQEIIDAFVASYGERVLMAPTRSGFNILAWVSPGIAVLAAGAFILAFLKRSQSAKTAPLGPAAKGVDATDDELARLEAAIRRDRE, encoded by the coding sequence ATGACCGACGAGATGGCGAAGAGCGTTTCGCGCCGCGCGTTCCTCGCCGGCGCGGGAGCCGGGTTCGGTTCGATGGTCGTGGCGGCGCGCGCGGTCGCGCAGCAGCAGAATCCTCGCGCGACGCACGATTCGTCGCTCGTGCGCGACACGACCAACTTCGGCGTGATGGACATGGCGGTGAAGCCCGTGCGGCTTCCACCAAAGCCGAACGCGGTGAAGCAGCTCACGAACGCGCAGCGCGACGCGCTCGAGCACCAGCTGCATTGTCAGTGCGGCGGCTGCACGCTCGACGTGTTCACCTGTCGCACGACGGACTTCACGTGCCAGGTATCGCCCGCGATGCACCGCGACGTGATGGGGCTCGTCGAGGGCGGCTACAGCGCGCAAGAGATCATCGACGCGTTCGTGGCGTCGTACGGTGAGCGCGTGCTGATGGCGCCGACGCGATCGGGCTTCAACATCCTCGCGTGGGTCTCGCCGGGAATCGCCGTGCTGGCCGCGGGCGCGTTCATCCTCGCGTTCCTCAAGCGGTCGCAGTCGGCGAAGACCGCGCCGCTCGGGCCCGCGGCGAAGGGGGTCGACGCGACGGACGACGAGCTCGCGCGCCTCGAGGCGGCGATTCGGCGGGACCGCGAGTAG